The nucleotide window TGCATAGCCAGGAGTCCCTCCACCATTAAGAGCTTTACGAAAACCTCCTCCTCACTCCTCATTTCTAATTTCCCGGCAAGGGGGGTACAGACGAGATTGGCCCAGAGTGCCCCATATAAGCTGGTGAGCAAGGCAACAGCCATTCCCGGGCCGATTTTATCCGGGCTATCCAGGTTTCTTAACATCTGAACCAGCCCAATCAGCGTCCCGATCATGCCAAATGCCGGCGCTAGAGAAGCCATGGTTGCCAGGATCCTCT belongs to Bacillota bacterium and includes:
- a CDS encoding flagellar motor protein PomA codes for the protein MLATMASLAPAFGMIGTLIGLVQMLRNLDSPDKIGPGMAVALLTSLYGALWANLVCTPLAGKLEMRSEEEVFVKLLMVEGLLAMQNGDPPRLIREKLYRFLAPKKREEPPTQREVQEAGAYQVENISDESITA